A window of Bos taurus isolate L1 Dominette 01449 registration number 42190680 breed Hereford chromosome 19, ARS-UCD2.0, whole genome shotgun sequence contains these coding sequences:
- the GGT6 gene encoding glutathione hydrolase 6 (The RefSeq protein has 2 substitutions compared to this genomic sequence), translating into MEPEAGPVLYQKLRVWEPSLESEEEEEEISEQLILDASGPHDSSGNKAGRLPGAWAQLVAALLLLAIGFSLAVRQLCSSGASPGALGSGAPPASGHSHRPGVYHHGAIISPAAECSRLGRELFVAGGNIVDAGVGAALCLAVVHPHTTGLGATYWGLFHNSSSGNSTALTSGPAQTLAPGLGLPSALPALHMLHTHFGRLPWPHLLVGPISLAQKGFLVDTSLASALAAQDTKGLCPLLCHANGTPLGPGTQVTNTKLAAVLHKASLAPTPDLSGDALLSLLAEDLGLEGPSVGPRPTLEPALQLPLPQGILFTTPSPSAGPELLELLEASLQSAGPSPAPCPALPQAAAAPRSSVLATVDSSGSVLLLTSSLNSSFGSGHLSPSTGVLLSNLVAESAAGAWACPLIFRDISDDTEVDVLGLVASGTPAAARVMTHALLSHLARPQTPDQQGPTESPRACAQGTLLQVAAHTEHAHVSSVPSGCCPFQGF; encoded by the exons ATGGAACCCGAAGCAGGGCCTGTGCTCTACCAGAAGCTGCGGGTCTGGGAGCCGAGCCTGGAGTccgaggaggaagaggaggagatttCGGAGCAGCTCATTCTGGATGCCTCTGGGCCCCACGACTCCTCTGG GAACAAGGCTGGCCGTCTGCCCGGGGCCTGGGCCCAACTGGTGGCCACCCTGCTGTTGCTGGCCGTCGGCTTCTCCCTGGCCGTGAGGCAACTCTGCAGCAGTGGTGCCTCTCCAGGAGCCTTGGGCTCTGGGGCCCCTCCAGCCAGCGGGCACTCCCACAGGCCTGGCGTGTACCACCACGGCGCCATCATCAGCCCAGCAG CTGAGTGCTCCCGCCTGGGTCGAGAGCTGTTTGTTGCTGGGGGCAACATCGTGGATGCTGGAGTTGGAGCAGCCTTGTGTCTGGCAGTGGTCCATCCTCACACCACAGGGCTAG GTGCCACGTACTGGGGCCTCTTCCACAATAGCTCCTCGGGCAACTCCACCGCCCTGACATCGGGCCCAGCCCAGACCCTGGCCCCTGGCCTGGGGCTGCCCTCAGCTCTGCCCGCCCTCCACATGCTGCATACTCACTTCGGCCGCCTGCCCTGGCCACACCTGCTGGTGGGCCCCATCTCACTGGCTCAAAAGGGCTTTCTGGTGGACACATCCCTGGCCAGCGCCCTGGCAGCCCAGGACACCAAGGGCCTCTGTCCACTACTTTGCCATGCTAACGGGACACCCCTGGGCCCTGGGACCCAAGTCACCAACACCAAGCTGGCAGCTGTGCTCCACAAGGCCTCACtggcccccaccccagacctctcCGGGGATGCCCTGCTGAGTCTGCTGGCCGAAGACCTGGGGTTGGAGGGCCCCTCAGTCGGGCCCAGGCCCACCTTGGAGCCAGCCCTGCAGCTACCTTTGCCCCAGGGCATCCTGttcaccacccccagcccctcagcTGGCCCAGAACTGCTGGAGCTGCTGGAAGCATCTCTACAGTCTGCAGGGCCCAGCCCTGCGCCCTGCCCAGCACTCCCGCAAGCTGCTGCAGCCCCCAGGAGCAGTGTCCTGGCCACCGTGGACAGCAGCGGCTCCGTCCTCCTTCTCACCTCCTCGCTCAACAGCTCCTTCGGCTCTGGACACCTGTCCCCAAGCACCGGGGTTCTACTCAGCAACCTGGTGGCTGAGTCTGCAGCTGGTGCTTGGGCCTGTCCCCTCATCTTTCGTGACATCTCAGATGACACAGAGGTTGATGTGTTGGGGCTGGTGGCTTCAGGGACCCCTGCAGCTGCCAGAGTCATGACTCACGCTCTGCTCAGCCACCTGGCCAGGCCCCAAACCCCAGACCAGCAAGGACCAACAGAGAGCCCCAGAGCTTGTGCCCAGGGGACCCTGCTCCAGGTGGCAGCCCACACGGAGCACGCCCATGTCTCCAGTGTCCCCAGTGGCTGCTGCCCCTTCCAGGGGTTTTAA
- the GGT6 gene encoding glutathione hydrolase 6 isoform X1, producing the protein MEPEAGPVLYQKLRVWEPSLESEEEEEEISEQLILDASGPHDSSGNKAGRLPGAWAQLVATLLLLAVGFSLAVRQLCSSGASPGALGSGAPPASGHSHRPGVYHHGAIISPAAECSRLGRELFVAGGNIVDAGVGAALCLAVVHPHTTGLGHCCSPQEQCPGHRGQQRLRPPSHLLAQQLLRLWTPVPKHRGSTQQPGG; encoded by the exons ATGGAACCCGAAGCAGGGCCTGTGCTCTACCAGAAGCTGCGGGTCTGGGAGCCGAGCCTGGAGTccgaggaggaagaggaggagatttCGGAGCAGCTCATTCTGGATGCCTCTGGGCCCCACGACTCCTCTGG GAACAAGGCTGGCCGTCTGCCCGGGGCCTGGGCCCAACTGGTGGCCACCCTGCTGTTGCTGGCCGTCGGCTTCTCCCTGGCCGTGAGGCAACTCTGCAGCAGTGGTGCCTCTCCAGGAGCCTTGGGCTCTGGGGCCCCTCCAGCCAGCGGGCACTCCCACAGGCCTGGCGTGTACCACCACGGCGCCATCATCAGCCCAGCAG CTGAGTGCTCCCGCCTGGGTCGAGAGCTGTTTGTTGCTGGGGGCAACATCGTGGATGCTGGAGTTGGAGCAGCCTTGTGTCTGGCAGTGGTCCATCCTCACACCACAGGGCTAGGTCA CTGCTGCAGCCCCCAGGAGCAGTGTCCTGGCCACCGTGGACAGCAGCGGCTCCGTCCTCCTTCTCACCTCCTCGCTCAACAGCTCCTTCGGCTCTGGACACCTGTCCCCAAGCACCGGGGTTCTACTCAGCAACCTGGTGGCTGA